The DNA sequence ATTTAGTAATTTACAAAACGAGTGAACTTTTCGAGGAATGAATACTGAATCGATCATCTTCACTtctctccctcttcttcatttgacCGACTTAACTTAGATCCCTCTCCAACTTTCTGGGCGCGTCCCAATATttatttccctcccaaaaccCTAACTTTTCATCATTTACAGACCCTCTACCTCCTTATCATCAATCAACTTACCGCGTACTGCCGCCTGACCTCTCTTTTTCAGCTTCCCCAACTACAAATTATTGATCATGTCGGAAAAATTCTCGGCGGCGCTTCGGATTGGGGACCTCAACGATTTCATAGCGCCGTCTCAGGCATGCATAGTATCGCTCAAGGGCTTGAAAGCAAACGCCAACAAGCCCGATTCCGAGGTAACTTCCGCAACTCACTTTTCAATCCTCTTCTTGttatagaaagaaaataagTGTTCTTTTGTTAAGAAAGAGCTCTTTTTTATATTCAGCTGAAACTTTCATTGTTTTTTTTTGGTctttattcatatataattTTCGCTATTGGTGTGACTGTAGGTTTTAGTTGGCAGAAACAAGCAAGTTCAGTCAGAGCCTGTTAAGATTTCTCTAAAGGATTGTTTGGCATGCAGGTTTGTCCTCTCTTAACATTCAGCGAGTGTGAAgtgattttttttagtattattattacttttttttcccATGACCTTGGACATCTAGCGAACTTTCACTAGGAAAACAATGAAAAGTACAGTAGTTGATGGTTGAATTTAGACCTTTCATGACATTTTTGTTCTGTCAGTAATATTATGATTGTGATAGGGCTGTATTGGGATTTCGGACTACGGGATTATGGAATGATCAGATCACTTTGCATCAAGATGAAAACATTCTATGAATTATGAGAGAACTGATATACAAAGACATAGTATTTTGTTGTTGGAGATATAACCGTACAATTCATGCTTAGGAGTCTTAATCGTATAATATAGCTTAAGGAGAGTTGGTATTTGAATTTATGTTGAAGCATTTATTCGTTTTGGCTCTTAGAACATAATGCAATAAAGGGTGTATTGGATGAAACTATTTTAGAAATTACTTCTAAGACACTAGTCCAAGTTGTTCTTTATATCAAAAGCAACTCTTTCCAAATTCTCTAAAAAGTCAAAAATTGCAAGTCTGAGAATCAGAACATCCTTAAAAACCCAATGATCAGAATTCCACAATGCCTAAGCAATTTATTTATTGTCCAAACAAAACCCTTAGCACCATAAAGAAGACTTCGATCTTCtataaagaattaattaaagCTGAAATTTATATAGAATGATTAGATATTAGCTGTCTAAAATAGACTTATGGGGAAATATCCTGAAGGTTCTGAAGGCCAAACATGAGAATCTGGGTTACACCAAGGGGAAGTTTTATGACTGACCATCCAAGATACCTAATGTCAATAGGTCATACGTGTGGTTATTTTTtagcattaaaaaaataacatattcCCCTATGTTTATGGGATGGTTAATAAGGCCAATATGGCTTACATAATGAGTTTTTCTGACAATACAGTGGCTGTGTGACATCTGCGGAGACAGTTATGCTGGAGAAACAAAGTTTGGATGAGTTCTTATCTAATATTAACAAAGGAAAAGCAGTGATTATGTCTGTTTCTCCCCAGTCAAGGGCCTCCCTTGCAGCTCATTTTGGCATTTCTCCCCTTCAGGTGATGCTTTAGATATTTGCTTTTAGTCTATGAATTGAAGTCTATGAATTATGTGGCTATGCCATTATTTAAACAACCATTTTGAATTCTAGCCTCCTACATTCAGTTTCTATGAATTCTAGCTTGTTTGGTTTATCTTTGTACCAGACTGCttttctcttattcttttacTCATGGTTTAAATGTGAAATATTTGCTATTACAGGTTTTCAAGAAGCTGACAAGATTTTTCAAATCATTGGGAGTGAAGGCAATTTTCGATACAAGTTGCAGTAGAGATTTAACCCTTATTGAATCTTGTATGGAGTTCATGTCAAGGTACAAACAGAGTCAACTGTCTGATGATGAGAAGAATAAGTCGAGCCTACCTATGATTGCTTCTGCATGCCCAGGTATATAAATTTAACTCTTTATTAGTTTTGGTAATGGCTACATTTAAGGCCTGGTTGTTTAATCTAATTAAACGAGACCAATACAGACTTCTAAGAATTACATAAATATTTGTGAAAAGACTAAAAGTTTGAGAGCATTTCCTATAGGCTAAACAAAGTACCTTATGTAATAGACTCTTACTGAAAACTATATGATAAAAAACACTCCTTTTTCTTATCTCAACCAAATGCACTCGAAAACTGTCTCAAGCACATACACCTGGATGCTGGACAAAACGATATTGTGATTTGTGAAAGTACTTGGCTTATATTTAATATTACCTGGAGAAAAGTATTGAAGAAATATTGGATTTGCAATTGTTTTTGGTACTGAATTTGGAAATAGGAACTTTAACTGGGATCTTAAGTTATTAATTCTGTCAATTTTCTGTGTCTtgatcacaaaaaaaaaaatgaaaaatggctTCTTTCTTTAGTTACTAGTGGCTTTATGGTATTGCATTCGGAGTTTGAGATAAGGAAGGGGGAACTGAAAATTTAACTTTCAAAGTATTTAGAATAGGTTTTAGTGAGGATTCAAGTAGGAGGGAGAAATGCTAACTGATTGCTGTGATGTGAACATATGTTTTCAGGTTGGATATGCTATGCAGAGAAGCAACTTGGGTCGTTTGTTTTACCAAATATTTCAAAAGTAAAGAGTCCACAACAAACAATTGGAGCCATCATAAAACACTATTTATGCCAAGATATGGGGCTTAGGTAGGGTGTTCACTCAACATAATAAAGTTTCTACTGATGAAAACTGAAAAGGTCCCCTGTTATTTTTATGATAATATATgatgtcttaattttttttgtcatgctGAAAAAGAAGCCAACTTTTCCAGTTATCTATGTAGTGAAATGCTTGGAAATTTTTTAACAGGCCTGAAGAAATTTACCACGTCACTGTTATGCCTTGTTATGATAAAAAGCTTGAGGCTGCTAGGGATGACTTTGTTTTCCATCCGGAGTCCCATGATGAAGGGAGTGGGAATGAAGATAACATGATGACAGAGGTCGATTCGGTACTCACAACAGGAGAAGTTTTGGAATTGATTCAGGTTAGTATTCTCCATGCATCTCATCAGTTTTGTGAATTCATTCACTTATATCTAATGGTTTGTGAATAATTTTCTGCTCTGTTTTTATTTTGCAGTTAAAAGAAGTTGATTTTCAAAGCTTAGAAGAATCTCCTTTGGATAGACGGTAAGAAACTAAAAACTGCCtctatcttttagtttcttgtgtttGTGAAATAGTTTAGATCTGATGCACTTTCATGCAGGTTGACAAATATTAATGAAGAAGGTTACCTTTATGGGGTCCGTGGAAGCTCTGGGGGTTATGCAGAAACAATTTTCCGATATGCCGCTAGAACTTTTTTTGGAAGACAGATTGATGGCCCTCTGAACTTTAGAAATATACGGAATTCAGATTTTCAGGAAGTTACACTTGAGGCAAGTTTTCTTGTGAAAATATTTATATAGCTTTTTTTGTTAAGCTCGAGTATATGAAGGTTGTCAAAGTATTTAAGATATTGCATATTCATGCATAATAACAATTTATGGAATATATAGTGATATAAATTGTTTTCTAATGTCTATATAGGCGGAGGGGAAAACAGTGTTGAGATTTGCTCTCTGTTATGGTTTCCGGAACCTGCAAAATGTTGTCAGAAAAGTTAAAACTGGTAAATGTGACTATCATTTCCTGGAGATCATGGCATGCCCTTCAGGTATTGCATTTTTCCTTTCCATCTCAAATGTTTTTTGATGGAGCCTTTTATTTATATGCTGATTTAACATGCTACTGATTTTAAGCAGGTTGCTTGAATGGCGGAGGTCAAATTAAACCAAAGAAAGGGCAATCTCCCAAAGAATTGAGCCAGTTGTTGGAAACTATTTACATAGAAAATGTAAGAACTGTTGCAAACTTGCCGTTAGTTTTCATGAATGATATAATTCTGGGGCATTGTAATTTAAGTTTTTTCTGCATTTTTCTCCTTACAACATTTCTGAATCAGTGAATGACTAAATTTCTGTATATGCTAGGTTCGTGTAGCAGAACCATTCGATAACCCCATCGTAAGAGGCTTATATGACAAGTGGCTTGAGCAGCCTGGCTCCGATAAAGCCAAGAGACACCTTTACACGCAGTACCATCCCGTCGAGAAAAGCATTACCTCTCAATTGCATAATTGGTGAGAAAATTTCAGAAGTGAAGTTTGAACAGAAATGGGGTTGAAAGGATCAGGACCTTTTTCCCAGTAATTTTCTTCAATTAATCTTGTGGTATCAGAAGGGTTAATGGGTCATCATCATCCAATTTTGGTAGTGGGcagtttttttttcttatgtatATATAGTTTACACCCTCCATATTTATACCAACCCCAGTCAGCACCAGTGAGTTTTGTATTGTATGCCCTTCATCTCAAGTCTTAACCCAATTAGATTGTAAATGGAAAAATCACTCAGATATTTGTTTAGTTTTTTTCCCTTGGAGCCACTATTATTTGTGGGATTCAGGTTTGTCAATAATTTCAATGTGTAGATAACTAAACAGTAAACAAACTGTTTTGTGTGTTGTTCCAACTTCCAACAGATCTCCCGGTTCATTCCATGTACTAACTTGAATGAACCAACTTCTAATGACAGTTGAGTTTAGTAAGGAAGCAAGTAAATCTTGACTATAGAGTCGAATAAGAGGCTATGGGGTTATGTGTTACTCTTTGCTGTCAGCTTCTTTAATTGATACTAGTATTTTTATCAGAAATAATATTATgggaatatatattt is a window from the Arachis stenosperma cultivar V10309 chromosome 3, arast.V10309.gnm1.PFL2, whole genome shotgun sequence genome containing:
- the LOC130968552 gene encoding protein NAR1-like, giving the protein MSEKFSAALRIGDLNDFIAPSQACIVSLKGLKANANKPDSEVLVGRNKQVQSEPVKISLKDCLACSGCVTSAETVMLEKQSLDEFLSNINKGKAVIMSVSPQSRASLAAHFGISPLQVFKKLTRFFKSLGVKAIFDTSCSRDLTLIESCMEFMSRYKQSQLSDDEKNKSSLPMIASACPGWICYAEKQLGSFVLPNISKVKSPQQTIGAIIKHYLCQDMGLRPEEIYHVTVMPCYDKKLEAARDDFVFHPESHDEGSGNEDNMMTEVDSVLTTGEVLELIQLKEVDFQSLEESPLDRRLTNINEEGYLYGVRGSSGGYAETIFRYAARTFFGRQIDGPLNFRNIRNSDFQEVTLEAEGKTVLRFALCYGFRNLQNVVRKVKTGKCDYHFLEIMACPSGCLNGGGQIKPKKGQSPKELSQLLETIYIENVRVAEPFDNPIVRGLYDKWLEQPGSDKAKRHLYTQYHPVEKSITSQLHNW